The Humulus lupulus chromosome 3, drHumLupu1.1, whole genome shotgun sequence genome window below encodes:
- the LOC133822320 gene encoding glyceraldehyde-3-phosphate dehydrogenase, cytosolic-like: MAPVKKIKIGINGFGRIGRLVARVALQRDDVELVAVNDPFITTDYMTYMFKYDSVHGPWKHHELKVKDSKTLLFGEKPVTVFGVRNPEEIPWGETGADFVVESTGVFTDKDKAAAHLKGGAKKVVISAPSKDAPMFVVGVNEKEYKPEYHIVSNASCTTNCLAPLAKVINDRFGIVEGLMTTVHSITATQKTVDGPSSKDWRGGRAASFNIIPSSTGAAKAVGKVLPALNGKLTGMSFRVPTIDVSVVDLTVRLAKPASYEEIKKAIKEESEGKLKGILGYTEDDVVSTDFIGDSRSSIFDAKAGIALNENFVKLVSWYDNEWGYSSRVIDLIVHIASQC; this comes from the exons ATGG CGCCTGTCAAGAAGATTAAGATCGGAATCAACG GATTCGGGAGAATTGGGCGTTTGGTTGCTAGAGTTGCTCTCCAGAGAGACGATGTCGAGCTTGTTGCCGTTAACGATCCATTTATCACCACTGATTACATG ACTTACATGTTTAAGTACGATTCCGTTCATGGACCATGGAAGCATCATGAACTTAAGGTCAAGGACTCTAAGACCCTTCTCTTCGGTGAGAAGCCCGTCACTGTTTTTGGTGTCAG GAACCCTGAAGAAATCCCATGGGGCGAGACCGGAGCCGACTTTGTTGTTGAATCAACTGGAGTTTTCACTGACAAGGACAAGGCTGCTGCTCACTTGAAG GGTGGTGCTAAGAAGGTTGTCATCTCTGCCCCAAGCAAAGATGCACCCATGTTTGTTGTCGGTGTCAATGAGAAGGAATACAAGCCAGAGTACCATATTGTTTCCAATGCTAGTTGCACTACCAATTGCCTTGCTCCATTGGCCAAG GTTATCAATGATAGGTTTGGAATTGTTGAGGGTTTGATGACCACCGTCCACTCCATCACCG CAACCCAGAAAACTGTTGATGGGCCATCAAGCAAGGATTGGAGAGGTGGAAGAGCTGCTTCCTTCAACATTATTCCCAGCAGCACTGGAGCTGCTAAG GCTGTTGGAAAGGTTCTCCCAGCTCTCAACGGTAAATTGACTGGAATGTCTTTCCGTGTTCCTACCATCGATGTCTCAGTTGTTGACCTCACAGTCAGGCTTGCTAAGCCTGCATCCTACGAGGAGATCAAAAAAGCGATCAA GGAGGAGTCTGAGGGCAAATTGAAGGGTATCTTGGGATACACAGAAGATGATGTTGTCTCTACCGACTTCATTGGTGACAGCAG GTCAAGCATCTTTGATGCCAAGGCCGGAATTGCTTTGAATGAGAACTTTGTGAAACTTGTGTCGTGGTACGACAACGAATGGGGTTACAG TTCCCGTGTGATTGACTTGATTGTCCACATTGCTTCCCAATgttga
- the LOC133823791 gene encoding uncharacterized protein LOC133823791, whose amino-acid sequence MNSYPGSSSYLSSSSLDDDYYDDIEMQVVGQITANNNFCVAQHQQNKGSRRGSIPGHIVINRDEESANRNLFNDYFAKNPRFTDLMFRRRFQMGRPLFLHILNAIQRHDNYFIQRRDGMGKLGLSGLQKITVVFRMLAYGVPADATDEYIKIGESTTIESLKQFCRVVVEVFGARYLRSPNADDVTRLLHIGERRGFLEMLGNLDCMHWKWKNCPTAWGGQYAGHSGSPTIILEAVADYELWI is encoded by the coding sequence atgaattcTTATCCTGGTAGTTCATCTTATTTATCATCGTCTTCTTTAGATGATGACTATTATGATGATATAGAAATGCAAGTAGTAGGTCAAATTACTGCTAACAACAATTTTTGTGTTGCTCAACACCAACAAAACAAAGGCTCACGTCGAGGCTCGATTCCTGGTCATATAGTTATCAACCGTGACGAAGAAAGTGCTAATCGCAATCTCTTCAACGATTATTTTGCAAAGAATCCTCGATTTACCGATTTGATGTTTCGCCGAAGATTTCAAATGGGTCGTCCTTTATTCCTTCATATTTTGAATGCTATACAAAGACATGACAATTACTTCATCCAGCGAAGGGATGGAATGGGTAAACTCGGGTTATCAGGTTTGCAAAAAATAACAGTTGTATTTCGAATGTTGGCGTATGGTGTACCAGCAGATGCTACTGATGAATACATCAAAATAGGAGAATCTACAACTATAGAAAGCTTGAAGCAATTTTGTCGTGTTGTTGTCGAGGTGTTTGGAGCCCGCTATCTCCGATCACCTAACGCTGATGATGTTACAAGACTACTCCACATTGGTGAACGTCGAGGTTTTCTAGAAATGTTGGGAAATTTAGATTGTATGCATTGGAAATGGAAAAATTGCCCAACTGCTTGGGGAGGACAATATGCCGGTCATAGTGGGTCCCCAACTATTATTCTTGAAGCTGTAGCTGACTATGAACTCTGGATATAA
- the LOC133823792 gene encoding uncharacterized protein LOC133823792, with product MGYYLADDIYPKCYTLVQSIHDPRGPKNKLFAMKQEACRKDVERAFGVLQSRFAIITGPTRFWNKKVLHDIMTSCIIMHNVIIEDERDINASIEERVKVPSPEVRMVEDDNARFQEFLTRHRKIKDN from the coding sequence ATGGGTTATTATTTAGCTGATGATATATATCCAAAATGCTATACTCTTGTTCAAAGTATCCATGATCCACGTggtccaaaaaataaattatttgcaATGAAACAAGAAGCATGTAGAAAAGATGTGGAACGTGCATTTGGAGTACTGCAGTCTAGATTTGCAATTATTACTGGACCGACACGTTTTTGGAATAAAAAAGTATTACATGATATAATGACTTCATGTATTATTATGcataatgtgataattgaagatGAACGTGATATTAATGCATCAATTGAAGAGCGAGTCAAAGTGCCAAGTCCAGAAGTTCGGATGGTAGAAGATGATAATGCTCGGTTTCAAGAATTTCTTACTAGACATAGAAAAATCAAGGATAATTGA